The DNA sequence TGATGGCGGCTCGCCCTTAGCTTGCGGACGGTCAGCGGGCACCCTGTCCGCCGGGATGCAGATTTTGGGCGGTGATTTACCGCAGGCCTGAGGCCAGTTCGAATGTCCTGTTCCGCCTTTGCCGACCCATGGCCATATGGGCTCAAGATCATCTGAACACAAACTGAACTCAAGGCCTCGTCTGGTAAACAGGCCCTCGTGGCGGATTTCGATCTCAGCGGGACTACGACATTTTCGCCGTCGATCTCCACGCCTGCACAGAAAATACTAGCGCTGTTCTGAATGGACAGCGCCTTCTCTAAATCGCAGTCACAGCTCGTTCATACATCTGCATCGCAAAGTTATAGGAGGAATGCAGTGAGAAAGAAGGACTCAAAGAAGTGGAAACACGCTGCGGCACTATTGACAAGCCATCGAGGCGCATCACACGCCCTATTTGGATCTTTTCTCTCCTCAATGTCGAGGATACGCCCACTCTCAGGCAGGTATGATGGTCATCATGCGCCGCCCCCTTATGCCAGATACCATTTTGCTTTCTACGTATTTCTAACACCAGTAATGTTCTGTCTACTGAATCCGCTTTTACATGATGCCGGCATTGTAAATGCAGTTGATGGCATGTTTAGTGCCACCGGGGCGACAACATCTGATGTGAAGCACGGAGCAACTATGGTGACTTTGATTTTCTCCTTAGCAGCATCCATGGGCGTTGAGAGGTGCGTGGCACCATCCCTGGACTTGCTCCATCACGTGGCGAAGATGCTTCTTGCCCTTTCTTGGTTCTTGTGGCGCGGAATTTTAACAGCTTCGGTAGGAACCCTGCTGGTAGCCCTGATGCACGCTATATGGGGAGGATAATGCGGACAGTACATGTTCACGCGCTCCATCCGATTATACCAGGATTCTCAGGTGGCCCCACACTGGCCTTGTTAAAATGGCCAAAACATTGGAACAATCAGGGTTCCGCTTGCCCACATGAGCAAGTTAAGCGGAAGTCCGATGCGAACGAAATCCGTGAACCGGTAGCCGCCGGCGTTATAGACAAATGTATTGGTCTGATATCCGATCGGCGTCGCAAAACTGGCGCTTGCCGCAAAGAGCACGGCGATCGCGAACGGGCGTGGGTCCACCCCGATCTGCTGGGCAAGACCTATGGCAATCGGTGTCATTAAGATGGCTGCCGCATTGTTGCTAATGACCTCCGTCAGTATGGACGTTAGAAGATAAAGTACGGCAAGGACAGCCCACGGCCCCCATGCGCCAATAAGTGCGGCCACATAGTCGACGATGATCGCGGCGGTCCCAGTTTGCTCAAGGGCCAGTCCCAAACCGAGCATACCAAAAATCAGATTCAAGGTCCGCCATTGGATGGCAGCATAGGCCTCGTCAGCGGTTAGGCAGCCAAGCGCCACGACAGCCGTGGCGGCGGCCAGGGCAAGTGTCACGATTGGCAGAACTTCAAAAGCCGCGAGTCCCATCACAAGGAGGATTGCGCCCAGGGCGACCGGCGCCTTGTCCCGACGGAAAGGGACGGATGTAGGCTCAGTAAGGTTGACCAGAACTCGTCGTTCGAACAGGCGCCTCAAACCATCGGATGGTCCTTCTAGCAGCAGCGTATCGCCAAAGGAGAGCCGTATTTCATCAAAGCCGGAGCCAAGGTCCTCACCCTGTCGATGCAGTGCAAGGATGTAGACTCCGTAAAGCCGGCGAAAATTTAAATCGGCGATGCGATATCCTATTAGGCGCGATTGCGGCCCAACAATCCCTTCCATCATTACCGTCGAGCGGCTGCTAATCGGCTCGACGGCGTGTTGATGGCGAGCTCCGAACAAGACGTTGCCGGTTTCGCGAAGGCCTATAACATCAGCAACGTTGGTACGCAGCACGATTCGATCTCCGCTCGCGAGTATGATTTCTCCGAGACAGTGACGAAATGACTGTTCTCCACGCAGGACATCAATGACCTGACTTCCTTGACCATCGGTAAGGCCGGCGTCCCTAAGATGCTTTCCGATCAGGGGAGAGTCATGGGGGATCAGCATCTCAGCCAGGAACGCGCGCTTAGCGCGGTTATCGATAATACCGGTGAAGGTCTCCCGGACAGGCAGCAACCAGCGGCCAACCGCAAATATATAACAGATGCCGATCATGGCCAGGATTAGTCCTGCTCCGGAAATCTCGAACATGCTAAGCGGGCGAAGCCCATATGAAACAATAACCCCGTTTACTAGCAGGTTTGTTGATGTGCCAACTAACGTTGTCATCCCTCCTAAAATGCTCGCGTATGAGAGCGGGATGAGTAGACAGGATGGAGCAAGTCGAATCGCCCGCGCCAAAACGAAAGCGACGGGAGTCAGAACGACGACAACCGGAGTATTATTCATAAAGGCGGATGCTCCAACTACACATAACATCATGGCCACGAGTGCTTGGGCCGCGGAGCGATCGGCAAGCTTGGTTGCGGCGGTGCCCGCAATTTCGATCACCCCCGTTCGTTCCAGCGCCGCACTGAGTACGAACATGCAGGCGACAGTGATAGGCCCGCTATTGCTGAAGACGGTCAAGGCATCCGAACTTTCCAGCACTCCCGTAAGCAGCAGAACACTTAACGCTATCATTGCCACGACGTCTGGCGGCAGACGTTCGCGGAGAAAGCCTATGAAGACTGCGATAGCAAGGGCAACAACGATGGCGATGTGTGCGGTTTCCCATGTCACTTGCACGCCTCTCCTCGTCGTGGAAGGGTGGATCGGAGCAACCGACTTCTGGCATCCGCTCCTTCACCGTTGGTCTGGCATTTCTGAGGTTGTTTTACCGTCGCTCTCGGCCTGAAGACGAAATGCCATGTGTTGCTAGACGCGTGATTTCTGTTGCGCACAACAGGGGAAAGTTCCGATGTTCTGGATAAGCTAGCAGCCGCTGGATCGTCATGACGCGGTGTTTTGCGTCCCTAGTTCCTTGCCGGACGGCCGGCCTCTCACAGCTGTTCTTTCCCGTTGGCAAGCTCCACGGAGGAGGAGGCAAGGCGTACCGCAAACGCGAGATCATATTCTGGGGCGTCTTCGCGTCTAGATGCGTGGTTTTCGGTGGGACCCTGATGGGACGGTGCGACTACTGAACCTCCGCCACGCGCTTATGGCCGTTGCGGGTCAAACCGCTTGAGCGCCGTAATACAAGTTGACCGTATGCTTAGCCTCGGCGAAGAACAGCCATCGTTCCGCGATCAGGCCAATTGAGGCGCTGATTACGGCCAGTATCGATGCCACGCTTGCAACAACGCCGCCAGCCGCGAAGGCGATTGACAACAACAAGCCCGGAACGGCAAAGCTGCCAATGCGAGCGATGGCGCGCAAGCGAGTTGCATGTTTGCGCCCGATCCGGAACCCCATTTCCTTCAGAAGATAATTCGCTTCTGTGTGGGGTGCCCCGAGGAAATGTACCTTGCCGAGATGTCCCAGTCCGGTCGCCGTTTCTGGTGTGCTGGTGGCGTGAGTGCTGTCAATGAAACGCCAATATCCCTCCTTCAAGATCCAGCATACAACAACAGTGAGGAGGGCGGCACCCGTCAGCCACGGACTCGCAGCCCCGAATAGGTGGACCAATGCTTCGAGTAGGAGCAAGCCGCTCATCAGAGCAAGCGCCATGTAATTTGGTGCGACCCAAGCGTTGTGCCATTGGTGGATCGGCTTCAACGAGGCGTAGATCATTGCCGTGCAGTAGACGGTAACTGCGGCCAGCGCAGCCATCAGCCAGCCTGCGGCACCTACAATGCCACCCGTTACGGAAAAGACCACCCAGCCAATCGCAAACACAGCGGCAGGAATAAAGGTGATAACGGACGCAACCCCCTCCCGCGAGAGCCAGGAAGACCGCCATTGTGAGAATGCCCGCCAGGCGCGCTCGGGGTGTGAGAGATGCAGGGTGGATGACAGCAGCCCGGCGATCACGAGACCAAAACCAATCGCGAGGCTCACGGCTCCGAAGCCCCACTTTTGCGGGACCAGCCCGAGCGGGGCAAGCAGTCCCAAAGCCATCAACAGGCCGTAACCTGCGCCGGCCGCCGTGGTGAAGAAAATAATCGAAAAAGCAGGATGCATGGCGCTCTCCCTAGCGCGACAAGACGAGGTCAACCCAACGTAGCAGCCCCTTCGCATCGGCGGCATGTGTTCCCGCGCCGCTGCTAACGCGACTGTCCTGTGGCACGACCGGCTTGGGGCGCGGCGGCAAATGTTTGTTGGTGGGGCGGTATCCCAGTTCCGGCATCAGGTCATAGCCGCCGCGCTCGCGCACCAGCTTTGACACATTGGAGTCTGGATCCCCGAGATCGCCAAAATGACGGGCACTAACCGGGCATACCATCACGCAGGCCGGCACCCGCTCGGCTTCTTCGAGATTTTCATTATAGATCCGGTCTACGCACAATGTGCATTTCTTCATCACGCCGGCGGCTCCATCGAACTCACGTGCACCATAGGGGCAGGCCCAGGAGCACAGCTTGCATCCGATACAGAGATCCTCGTTCACAAGGACGATACCGTCCTCGGCGCGTTTGTAGGAGGCGCCAGTTGGGCAGACGGTCACACAGGCCGGAGTCTCGCAGTGCAGACAGGATTTGGGGAAATGCGTTGTGCGCGACGCGCAGCTTCCGCTTTCTTCGCCAGCCTCAAAGCTGTGGATACGATTGAACCACACGCCATCCGGATCAGCCCCATAGGCATCCTGATCGGGCAGGGGCGCCATGTGGCCGCCCGTGTTCCATTCCTTACAGGCCACTGCGCAGGCATGGCAGCCCACGCACGTGTCATGGTCGACCACAAGGCCCAGCTTCTTCTGACCGGGCATTGGAGACGGCAGGCTAGTCATTTCAGGGTCTCCCTCGGGTACGGACGCGCTTCTCGCGGAACTCGGCTCCGTATCGTAAGTTGTCCGCCGGCGGCTCGAGACCAGGTGGCCGAGCCTGGGCTGGGAAAATCGGCCAGGTTTCGCCTGCCTCTTCTGGCGCTGCCTTCTCGATCCGCACGCGCAAATCGAACCAAGCCGCCTGTCCGGTCACCGGGTCGGAGTTGGAGTGGCGATATCCACCATGCTCAGGCAGCAATTCCGAAATCAGGTGATTGATAAGGAAGCCCTGGCGGTATTCAGGTGCGTCGGACTTCAGGTTCCAAGCACCGGTTCGTTTGCCAATGGCGTTCCACGTCCAGACCGTATGAGGATTAACACCCTCCATCAGCCCGACCTGGACCTTAACTCGCCCATGTGGGCTCGAGAGCCAAGCCCAATCGCCGCTTTTGAGCCCGATCCGCTCGCCCATAGAACGGTTAAGGTAGAGCTCATTGCGGGCTAGGATTTGGCGCAACCAGGCGTTCTGAGTGCCCCAGGAGTGATACATCGGCATAGGCCGTTGCGTGATTGCGTGAAGAGGATAGGACGCACCGTCCAAAGACTCCTCTTCAAAGGGCATGTACCAGAAGGGCAGTGGGTCAAAGTAGCGCTCCACGCGTTCACGGCGGTTGGCCGGCGCGGTCACAGGACCATGACCGCGGGCTGCCAAGCGGAAGCGTTGCAGCGGCTCACTGTAGAGTTGATGGATGATGGGTTCGGGCTTGTCGAGCAGGCCCATGGCTGTGGCCCCCTCAAGATAGGCCTTGTTAGCGAACTTGAAGAACTGCTGCTCCATCGGTAACTCGTGACGCCAGAAGCACTGATTTTGTACGTACTGTTCGAGTTGGCGCGGATTGGGAGCGCCTTTGCCCACGGTGTTCCCGTCTGTGCCGCGCCAGCCTGCGAGCGCGCCAACACCGGGCTTGCGCTCGTGATTTACAATGTAGTCGGGGTACCCGCCTGGGTACTTCGGGCGGCCATCAGGATTGGTGAACGCCGGCAGGCCCAGGCGCGCGCCAAGTTCGATCAGCACATCCTGGAACGGGCGCACATCCCGATCGGGTTTGAGGACCGGATGCCGGATTGAGTCACCCGGGCCCTCAGCACTGCCGATGGGGCGATCAAGCAGTGAGATCGCATCCCAGCGCTCGAAGTAAGTGGTATCGGCGAGCACAAGATCCGCGAAGGCCACCATCTCCGAATCGTAGGCGTCGCAATACACGATGAAGGGGATGCGGTATTCGCCAGTCTCGGGATCCTTGTCGGCCAACATCCGCATCGTCTCGGACGTGTTCATCGACGAGTTCCACGCCATGTTCGCCATGTACATGAACAGCGTGTCAATGCGGTACGGGTCACCTTGCCAGGCGTTCCGCACAACCATATGCATGAGGCCGTGAACAGAAAGCGGGGCGTCCCAGCTGAACGCCTTGTCGATGCGCAGCGGCCGTCCCTCATCATCAACCAG is a window from the Indioceanicola profundi genome containing:
- a CDS encoding SLC13 family permease translates to MTWETAHIAIVVALAIAVFIGFLRERLPPDVVAMIALSVLLLTGVLESSDALTVFSNSGPITVACMFVLSAALERTGVIEIAGTAATKLADRSAAQALVAMMLCVVGASAFMNNTPVVVVLTPVAFVLARAIRLAPSCLLIPLSYASILGGMTTLVGTSTNLLVNGVIVSYGLRPLSMFEISGAGLILAMIGICYIFAVGRWLLPVRETFTGIIDNRAKRAFLAEMLIPHDSPLIGKHLRDAGLTDGQGSQVIDVLRGEQSFRHCLGEIILASGDRIVLRTNVADVIGLRETGNVLFGARHQHAVEPISSRSTVMMEGIVGPQSRLIGYRIADLNFRRLYGVYILALHRQGEDLGSGFDEIRLSFGDTLLLEGPSDGLRRLFERRVLVNLTEPTSVPFRRDKAPVALGAILLVMGLAAFEVLPIVTLALAAATAVVALGCLTADEAYAAIQWRTLNLIFGMLGLGLALEQTGTAAIIVDYVAALIGAWGPWAVLAVLYLLTSILTEVISNNAAAILMTPIAIGLAQQIGVDPRPFAIAVLFAASASFATPIGYQTNTFVYNAGGYRFTDFVRIGLPLNLLMWASGTLIVPMFWPF
- a CDS encoding 4Fe-4S dicluster domain-containing protein, with the translated sequence MTSLPSPMPGQKKLGLVVDHDTCVGCHACAVACKEWNTGGHMAPLPDQDAYGADPDGVWFNRIHSFEAGEESGSCASRTTHFPKSCLHCETPACVTVCPTGASYKRAEDGIVLVNEDLCIGCKLCSWACPYGAREFDGAAGVMKKCTLCVDRIYNENLEEAERVPACVMVCPVSARHFGDLGDPDSNVSKLVRERGGYDLMPELGYRPTNKHLPPRPKPVVPQDSRVSSGAGTHAADAKGLLRWVDLVLSR
- a CDS encoding dimethyl sulfoxide reductase anchor subunit family protein, translated to MHPAFSIIFFTTAAGAGYGLLMALGLLAPLGLVPQKWGFGAVSLAIGFGLVIAGLLSSTLHLSHPERAWRAFSQWRSSWLSREGVASVITFIPAAVFAIGWVVFSVTGGIVGAAGWLMAALAAVTVYCTAMIYASLKPIHQWHNAWVAPNYMALALMSGLLLLEALVHLFGAASPWLTGAALLTVVVCWILKEGYWRFIDSTHATSTPETATGLGHLGKVHFLGAPHTEANYLLKEMGFRIGRKHATRLRAIARIGSFAVPGLLLSIAFAAGGVVASVASILAVISASIGLIAERWLFFAEAKHTVNLYYGAQAV